The Methylomagnum ishizawai genome has a window encoding:
- a CDS encoding DUF642 domain-containing protein has product MKNPSLFHLAGLLLAMATASGAQAGLVNGDFESNGGFGSSSATGWTLDGSATAYILDTTADDSTSNPYNIWGPDNGMNNGFTGSTNGGFFLGLQSDVGTAGISQTINGLTVGNQYALAFEWAAAQLSAASGATTQSISVDFGSDSTNVSTFNASQGFSGWLSVNATFTAASTSQTLSFIAMGSPGLSPLTLIDGISLTDITPPPPSATPEPGSLALLAIGAVSVLTRSRRGKLLELAA; this is encoded by the coding sequence ATGAAAAATCCATCTCTCTTCCACCTGGCGGGGCTGCTCCTCGCCATGGCCACCGCCTCCGGTGCCCAGGCGGGCCTGGTCAACGGCGATTTCGAATCGAACGGTGGCTTCGGCAGTAGTTCGGCCACGGGCTGGACCCTAGACGGCTCGGCAACCGCCTACATCCTCGATACCACTGCCGACGATTCGACCAGCAACCCATACAATATTTGGGGTCCCGACAATGGCATGAACAATGGTTTCACCGGCAGCACGAACGGCGGCTTCTTCCTGGGCTTGCAGAGTGATGTCGGCACCGCGGGGATATCGCAAACGATCAACGGATTGACGGTAGGCAATCAATACGCCTTGGCGTTTGAATGGGCGGCTGCCCAACTGAGCGCCGCCTCGGGCGCAACCACGCAAAGTATCAGCGTGGACTTTGGCAGCGACTCCACGAACGTGTCCACATTTAATGCAAGCCAAGGCTTCAGCGGTTGGCTGTCCGTCAACGCCACCTTTACCGCCGCATCAACGTCCCAAACCCTGTCCTTTATCGCGATGGGTTCCCCCGGCTTAAGCCCACTCACCTTGATCGACGGCATCAGCCTGACCGATATAACCCCGCCACCGCCCTCCGCCACGCCCGAACCGGGCTCGCTTGCGCTATTGGCGATTGGCGCGGTGTCCGTTCTGACCCGGAGCCGCCGCGGCAAACTGCTTGAGTTGGCCGCCTAA